The genomic region GCGGGCGTTGCCGTCGGCGACCGCGCCGGCCATCTTGTCGCCGATCTGACCGTTCTGCCAGGCCAGTTGCGCTTGATCGAGGCGCTCCCCGGTGGGGCGGGTGACTCCGGAGACTTTGGTGACACCGGGAACCTGGGAGACGCGGGAGGCCATTTCGTCCAGGTCGGCCAGTCCCTTGCCGGTGCGCATATCGGTGGGGTTCTCGACGACGAGGAATTCGGTGATGACGACGTCTTTGCGGAAGTGGCGGTCCAACAGTTGGTAGCCCTGGTTGCTGGCGGTGGTGGCGGGTTGGCCTTTGCGGTCGTCGTAGCTGATTTTGATGGTTGCGGCCACCGCGGACAGCGCGAGCAGGATGACGAGGCTGACGATCAGCAGTGGCACCGGGCGGCGCACCACCGCTACGGCGACGCTGTTCCAGTAGCGGCGGGTGCGATCGGATTTGGGTTCACCGATACCGCGTTTAGCTGCCAATGCCAGCACGGGCGGTAGCAGGGTGACGGTGGCCAGGAAACCGAACAGGACCGCGATGGCGCACGCCGGGCCTAGGGCGGCGAACACGCTCAAGCGGGCGAACACCATGGCCAGGAACGCCAGGGCCACGGTGGCGGCGGAGGCCAGGATGACGCGGCCGATGCTGGCGGTGGCGTGGATGATGGCCTGCTCGGCCGGCACCTGGGCGCGGCGCTGCTCGTGGTAGCGGCTGATCAGGAACACGGTGTAGTCAGTGCCGGCGCCGAGCAGGATCGCGGTCATGAACGCGACGGTGAATTGCGAGACCGGCATACCCATCTCGCCCAGCGCGGACAGGACGCCGCGCCCGACGGCCAAGCTCAGCCCGATGACCAGCAGCGGCAGCAGCGCGGTGAACACCGACCGGTAGACGATCAGCAGGATCAGCGCGATCATGGCGGCGGTGGCGATCGAGATCAACAGCAGATCATGCTCGGCGGCGGCGATCATGTCACTGAACGTCGCCGGCGGCCCGGTCACCTGCGCGGTCGTGGACGAACCGGCGAACACTTCTGCAGTGATGTCACGCACCGCCTTGACCGACTCCGCAGCAGTGGGGTCACCCAGCGTGCCGGCCACTCCCACCGGCAGATACCAGGATGTGCCGTCGGCGCTGACGGCCTGGGTTCTGGTGACCGGATCGGCCAGCAGATCCTGCACCAGCAGGACGTGCTGACTGTCAGCGCGCAGTCGTTCCAGAAGGCGGTCGTAGCGCTGTTGGGTCGCCGGGGTCAGCCCGGCTGGGTCTTCCATGGCCACGAACAGCATGGTTTTCGACCCCTGCTCGTTGAAGGCGGTGCTCATCCGCTCCACCGTTTGCAGCGACGGGGCGTCGCGCGGAATCAAATCCACCGACTGCTGGCGCACCACCGTTTCCAGCTGCGGGAACAGCAGCGCCAAAACGATCGCGGCGCCGATCCACACACCGATGGTCAAGGCTTTGTGCCGCACAGTGAATCGTCCCAACGCTGCGAGCCGAGCACTGTATTCGCGGCTGGATGCGGGATCGGCGGGAGTCTCGCGCCGGGCAGCGCGGGCCGGTGTTACCGAAGACCCTGTCGTGCGG from Mycolicibacterium cosmeticum harbors:
- a CDS encoding MMPL/RND family transporter; its protein translation is MTNRTTGSSVTPARAARRETPADPASSREYSARLAALGRFTVRHKALTIGVWIGAAIVLALLFPQLETVVRQQSVDLIPRDAPSLQTVERMSTAFNEQGSKTMLFVAMEDPAGLTPATQQRYDRLLERLRADSQHVLLVQDLLADPVTRTQAVSADGTSWYLPVGVAGTLGDPTAAESVKAVRDITAEVFAGSSTTAQVTGPPATFSDMIAAAEHDLLLISIATAAMIALILLIVYRSVFTALLPLLVIGLSLAVGRGVLSALGEMGMPVSQFTVAFMTAILLGAGTDYTVFLISRYHEQRRAQVPAEQAIIHATASIGRVILASAATVALAFLAMVFARLSVFAALGPACAIAVLFGFLATVTLLPPVLALAAKRGIGEPKSDRTRRYWNSVAVAVVRRPVPLLIVSLVILLALSAVAATIKISYDDRKGQPATTASNQGYQLLDRHFRKDVVITEFLVVENPTDMRTGKGLADLDEMASRVSQVPGVTKVSGVTRPTGERLDQAQLAWQNGQIGDKMAGAVADGNARRDDLTKLTDGADQLAGGLAQLDTTVRTALTPLAGILTQAQSAGTQVNKFRPLLRQLSATAPAVDQAIQSGPGLRPLADQAQHAITTLDPLVGALNTSPWCATTPQCAQIRDQVQILITLRNNGFFTQIADLGDRYNPASNATVAGTLTTVQNAVTSLDKAFGALGNPADLAGNLRRLQDGIGQLASGAQALATGVRTLADSNIEMLSGMSQIATQLQNSARAAQDSDSASGFYLPANAFENRQFTDVAKQFLSPDGKTARFMIETSYDPYSAEAMDLAHRITTTANTARPNTSLTEATVSVAGFPAVNSDIQRFLWADFAQLALATTVIVGLILVLLLRALLAPIYLLGTVLLNYLASIGFGVLIFQWILGHEIAWPVPLLAFIILVAVGADYNMLLVSRLREESGPSIRVGVLRTVAKTGAVITSAGLIFAASMFGLMVGSVAIMIQAGLIIGFGLLLDTFLVRTLTVPAIATLLREASWWPQRAPTNQPPPAVTSPR